The following are from one region of the Sporocytophaga myxococcoides genome:
- a CDS encoding superoxide dismutase, which yields MKKILLSVFVLFFSTLTFAQFTLPALPYAYDALEPSFDTQTMQIHHDKHHDAYVKNLNKEVAANSALNGKTIEDICKNVSKYNSAVRNNGGGHYNHSLFWTILSPKGGTPAGALSEEINKTFGSFDNFKAQFSDSAKTRFGSGWAWLIVDQQGKLKITTTPNQDNPLMDVVKVKGTPILALDVWEHAYYLKYQNKRPDYITAFWNIINWDEVSKRYSEAKKK from the coding sequence ATGAAAAAAATATTGTTAAGCGTTTTTGTATTGTTCTTTTCTACATTAACATTCGCACAATTTACCCTTCCTGCTTTGCCTTACGCTTATGACGCCTTGGAGCCAAGCTTTGATACTCAAACCATGCAGATTCACCATGACAAACATCATGATGCTTATGTTAAAAATCTAAATAAGGAGGTCGCTGCAAATTCAGCTCTCAATGGAAAGACTATTGAAGATATCTGTAAGAATGTAAGCAAATATAACTCAGCAGTAAGAAATAATGGAGGCGGGCATTACAACCACAGCTTGTTCTGGACAATTCTTTCTCCCAAAGGGGGAACACCAGCAGGAGCTTTATCAGAAGAAATTAACAAGACTTTTGGCTCATTTGATAATTTCAAAGCCCAATTCAGTGACTCAGCAAAGACAAGATTCGGATCAGGATGGGCGTGGCTGATCGTTGATCAGCAAGGAAAACTGAAAATCACAACAACTCCGAACCAGGACAATCCATTAATGGATGTTGTAAAAGTTAAAGGAACTCCAATACTTGCGCTGGATGTCTGGGAGCATGCATACTACCTGAAGTATCAGAATAAAAGACCTGATTACATCACGGCATTCTGGAACATTATAAACTGGGACGAAGTAAGCAAAAGGTATTCAGAAGCAAAGAAGAAGTAA
- a CDS encoding TonB-dependent receptor: protein MKFIKFLFLSLSFMLSEPLLAQSVKDTTSLLEEVIIEGNRLNIFTTGNKIQRIDSATIQRFKSGNLGDLLTFNSHLFIKSYGIGNLASISSRGTNASQTAVLWNGFNVQSPTLGQADFSYFPVSFADDIEIQYGGAGALFGSGATGGVINFNSTPKFNNGLTFGASLNGGSFNSCQQSANVSLSQKNFVSVLKVFNYSTENNFPFYANGYKVRQVNADVKQKGLMSENFFRIKKDQQLNVRIWLQDNYREIPPSIASRSGNQPMLFVNETLESDFLRLSSEWKKSGKVASYFVRTAYFNDRMSYVDTLANMHAITRFHTSISEAESILRLGRKHLLNIGLHNTFNQATSNGYPDSPSQNRLALFGSYKFSFLNDHWRTVISLRQEMVRGKLIPLIPSAGVEGKLVKFLSARANVSRTYKVPTFNDLYWNPGGNKSLKPESGWSGEISLTASQFTKSRSRNSVMLTFFNSNIENCIMWLPAGGTWSAQNIQSVWSRGLESIITFNKEIRDFKFGLVVLYNYVVATNQKARMANDNIVGKQLIYVPVYSGQATVELVYKGFYVNYIQNYTGNRYYTTDNSKVVEAFQLGSIVAGKNFKMGSSFLNVNVRVNNLWNESYQVVLNQAMPMRYYQAGLSYVFNKSNKSIN from the coding sequence ATGAAGTTTATTAAGTTTCTGTTTCTGTCACTATCCTTTATGCTGAGTGAGCCTTTGCTTGCTCAATCAGTCAAGGATACAACATCTCTTCTGGAAGAGGTGATTATAGAAGGGAACAGGCTGAATATTTTTACGACAGGGAACAAAATACAAAGAATTGATTCTGCAACTATACAAAGGTTTAAATCAGGCAATCTTGGAGATTTATTGACTTTTAACTCTCATCTGTTTATTAAATCCTATGGAATCGGAAACCTGGCATCCATCTCTTCCAGAGGTACAAATGCCAGTCAGACTGCAGTGTTATGGAATGGCTTTAATGTGCAATCACCTACTCTTGGTCAGGCTGACTTCTCCTATTTTCCTGTAAGCTTTGCTGATGATATAGAAATCCAATATGGAGGTGCGGGAGCTCTGTTTGGTAGTGGGGCAACTGGTGGTGTCATCAATTTTAATTCTACCCCTAAGTTTAATAATGGTTTAACATTTGGCGCTTCATTGAATGGAGGAAGTTTTAATTCTTGCCAGCAATCGGCTAATGTTAGTCTTTCTCAAAAGAACTTTGTAAGTGTTCTTAAGGTCTTTAATTATTCAACAGAGAATAATTTCCCATTTTATGCAAATGGTTATAAAGTGCGTCAGGTCAATGCTGACGTGAAGCAGAAGGGGCTAATGTCTGAAAATTTTTTCAGAATAAAAAAAGACCAGCAGCTGAATGTCAGGATCTGGTTGCAGGATAATTATCGAGAGATTCCGCCATCTATTGCTTCCAGATCCGGCAACCAGCCTATGTTGTTTGTTAATGAGACGCTGGAATCAGATTTTTTAAGGCTAAGTTCTGAATGGAAGAAATCAGGAAAGGTAGCTTCTTATTTCGTCAGAACTGCCTATTTTAATGATCGTATGAGCTATGTTGATACCCTAGCAAATATGCATGCAATAACTCGCTTCCATACTTCGATTTCAGAAGCAGAGAGTATTCTAAGATTAGGAAGAAAGCATTTGTTGAATATAGGACTCCATAACACTTTTAATCAGGCCACGTCTAATGGGTATCCGGATTCTCCTTCACAGAATCGATTAGCATTGTTTGGTTCTTATAAGTTTTCTTTTCTAAATGATCATTGGAGGACAGTAATAAGCCTCCGTCAGGAGATGGTCAGGGGAAAGTTAATACCTCTTATACCTTCAGCAGGTGTGGAAGGCAAGCTTGTTAAATTTTTATCAGCCAGGGCAAATGTTTCAAGAACCTACAAGGTTCCCACCTTTAACGACTTATACTGGAATCCGGGAGGAAACAAAAGTCTTAAACCTGAGTCAGGATGGAGCGGGGAGATAAGTTTAACAGCTTCTCAATTTACCAAAAGCAGAAGTAGAAATTCTGTTATGCTGACATTCTTTAACAGTAATATTGAAAACTGTATTATGTGGCTACCTGCTGGAGGAACCTGGAGTGCACAGAATATACAATCGGTTTGGTCACGAGGGTTGGAAAGCATTATTACATTTAATAAAGAAATCAGAGATTTTAAGTTCGGACTTGTAGTACTCTACAACTATGTTGTCGCAACAAATCAAAAAGCAAGAATGGCTAATGATAATATAGTTGGGAAGCAGTTGATCTATGTACCTGTATATTCAGGTCAGGCAACTGTGGAGCTTGTTTACAAAGGTTTTTATGTGAATTATATTCAAAACTATACAGGTAACAGGTATTATACTACGGATAACTCCAAAGTGGTGGAAGCCTTTCAGTTGGGGAGTATAGTTGCAGGTAAGAATTTTAAAATGGGTAGTTCATTTTTGAATGTAAATGTAAGAGTGAATAACCTGTGGAATGAATCTTATCAGGTAGTTTTAAATCAGGCTATGCCAATGCGATATTATCAGGCAGGTCTTTCATATGTATTTAATAAATCAAATAAAAGTATAAACTGA
- a CDS encoding T9SS type A sorting domain-containing protein has translation MLLEHVSIAQSISTVDEYTLAPGSYWNGSDGSGGFQSGDAFFYNNYSTLYNSWSGFAYTNMKDTITPKHGNSYSAITGSGYNASDNYIVSSAYSPASVRLTGELRGKTVSGFFVTNTTNTALSMKDKKNGEFGAKQFGGASGDEQDWFKLTIKGYINGEAKDNHVDFYLADYRSPDNLFDYIVNTWQWVDLTPLGNVDSLAFELSSSDVGVWGMNTPAYFAIDNFNNPQFPGKPGMTGSTAIHKDSQVFKIWASGGSVTRGFQDISKKELGKASTGDLSGAYGKAGTGLVSLGDSGYATLTFDMPIRNGDGSDFAVFEYSFEQAFKELAFVEVSSDGEHFFRFPATSYTDPVTHQIDQAGTNAYLSENLLNNLAGKYNGEFGTPFDLEELKDIEGLNIDAVTHVRIVDVVGSINPLYASKDEEGRNVNDPWPTPFPSSGFDLDAIGVINTGVPAGIVGAGESRISIYPNPSQKNQFINITLDVSVDQEYGVQIYDLAGQLMKSHKAGSQQFSISTEGFIAGIYVLKVIDEGEVITRKFVVN, from the coding sequence TTGCTTTTAGAACATGTTTCGATAGCACAGAGTATTTCAACTGTTGATGAGTATACACTTGCCCCTGGTTCTTATTGGAATGGCTCTGACGGCTCTGGCGGATTTCAAAGCGGCGATGCATTTTTTTATAATAATTATAGCACACTTTATAATTCTTGGTCCGGTTTTGCTTACACAAATATGAAGGATACTATCACACCTAAACATGGAAATTCATATAGCGCAATTACTGGATCTGGCTATAATGCATCAGATAATTATATAGTATCGTCAGCGTATTCACCAGCTTCTGTTCGTCTGACTGGCGAACTAAGAGGAAAGACTGTCAGTGGTTTTTTTGTTACTAATACAACGAATACTGCACTGTCTATGAAGGATAAGAAAAATGGTGAATTTGGTGCAAAGCAGTTCGGTGGAGCATCAGGTGATGAGCAAGACTGGTTTAAGTTAACGATAAAAGGTTATATAAATGGTGAAGCCAAGGATAATCATGTAGATTTTTATCTTGCCGATTATCGCTCTCCTGATAATTTATTTGACTATATCGTAAATACCTGGCAATGGGTAGATCTTACTCCTCTGGGAAATGTTGATAGCCTTGCTTTTGAACTATCATCTTCTGATGTTGGAGTATGGGGGATGAATACTCCTGCCTATTTTGCCATAGATAATTTTAACAACCCTCAGTTTCCCGGCAAGCCTGGAATGACAGGAAGTACTGCTATTCACAAGGATAGTCAGGTGTTTAAAATATGGGCTTCCGGTGGTTCTGTTACAAGAGGGTTTCAGGATATTTCTAAGAAGGAGCTGGGTAAAGCATCCACTGGAGATTTGTCAGGCGCTTATGGAAAAGCTGGAACAGGATTAGTAAGTTTGGGTGATAGCGGTTATGCTACGCTAACCTTTGATATGCCAATCAGGAATGGAGATGGTTCAGACTTTGCAGTTTTTGAATACAGCTTTGAGCAGGCATTTAAGGAGCTGGCTTTTGTGGAAGTAAGTTCAGATGGAGAACACTTCTTCCGTTTTCCTGCAACTTCTTATACAGATCCTGTAACACATCAGATCGATCAGGCCGGTACGAATGCGTATCTTAGTGAAAACCTATTAAACAACTTAGCAGGAAAGTATAATGGTGAGTTTGGTACACCTTTCGATCTGGAGGAATTAAAAGACATAGAGGGATTGAATATTGATGCTGTGACCCATGTACGTATAGTAGATGTTGTAGGAAGTATAAATCCACTATATGCCAGTAAAGACGAGGAAGGCCGAAATGTAAATGATCCTTGGCCCACTCCTTTTCCTTCAAGTGGTTTTGACCTTGATGCTATTGGAGTTATCAATACAGGTGTTCCTGCAGGTATTGTTGGTGCAGGAGAGAGTCGAATCAGCATTTATCCTAATCCATCCCAGAAAAATCAATTCATAAATATTACGCTTGATGTTTCTGTTGATCAGGAGTATGGTGTGCAGATATATGATCTTGCAGGTCAGCTTATGAAGTCACATAAAGCCGGATCTCAGCAGTTCTCTATTTCAACTGAGGGTTTTATTGCAGGCATCTATGTATTGAAAGTAATTGATGAAGGTGAGGTAATTACAAGAAAATTTGTTGTTAACTAA
- a CDS encoding YncE family protein has translation MKYIVGFVCAGVLFLCSCVSDRAKDVKPEMPVAAKPASGVYITNEGNFTWGNASVSYYNFSDQLVTEDAFKAANNRQLGDVCQSMSIINGKAYIVVNNSFKIEVVTPDSLKSVGVISGLSSPRYILAVNETKAYVTDYKRNAVYVVDLSTNHVIKEIPCRGWTEELVMAGNKVFITNVRKQYLYVINPVSDIIEDSIKIGMNAYSVKTDKDNKVWVLAGRNGSVAATLHRINPVNNVIEQTLSFNASDNPSSLKINGTKDTLYYLNKGVCQLPISETSLHAITLIPQGNMLFYGLGIDPASGVIFVSDAIDYVQPGIVYRYQPNGTLLNSFKVGTTPGDFCFY, from the coding sequence ATGAAGTATATCGTAGGATTTGTTTGCGCAGGTGTTTTATTTTTATGTTCCTGTGTAAGCGATAGGGCCAAAGATGTGAAACCTGAAATGCCGGTAGCAGCAAAGCCTGCTTCCGGTGTATACATTACTAATGAAGGGAATTTCACCTGGGGGAATGCTTCTGTCAGTTATTATAACTTTTCAGACCAACTGGTCACGGAAGATGCTTTTAAAGCAGCCAATAATCGTCAGTTAGGAGATGTATGTCAGTCTATGTCTATTATAAATGGTAAAGCCTACATCGTTGTCAATAACTCGTTCAAAATTGAGGTAGTTACTCCAGATAGCTTGAAATCAGTAGGTGTGATAAGCGGATTAAGTTCTCCGCGTTATATACTTGCGGTAAATGAAACCAAAGCTTATGTGACGGATTACAAAAGAAATGCTGTTTACGTTGTGGATCTTTCAACCAACCATGTGATTAAAGAGATACCCTGCAGAGGCTGGACGGAAGAGCTGGTAATGGCTGGTAATAAGGTTTTTATTACAAATGTGAGGAAGCAATATTTGTACGTCATAAATCCTGTAAGTGATATTATTGAAGATAGTATTAAGATCGGTATGAATGCTTATTCTGTCAAGACAGATAAGGATAATAAGGTGTGGGTGCTGGCAGGCAGGAATGGATCAGTTGCTGCAACTTTACACAGGATAAACCCGGTAAATAATGTTATTGAGCAAACATTATCATTTAATGCCTCAGACAACCCATCTTCATTGAAGATCAACGGTACAAAAGATACTTTATATTACCTGAATAAAGGAGTGTGTCAACTTCCGATTTCAGAAACTTCCTTGCATGCTATAACTTTAATCCCACAGGGCAATATGTTGTTCTATGGTTTAGGCATAGATCCAGCTTCAGGAGTTATTTTTGTTTCAGATGCAATAGATTATGTTCAGCCAGGGATAGTATATAGGTATCAACCGAATGGAACTTTGTTGAATAGCTTTAAGGTAGGGACAACACCAGGAGATTTCTGCTTTTATTAA
- a CDS encoding CotH kinase family protein has product MKNTLNSFVFVIIIFNWLTLRAQAVPEKLYAENVIGSDDNLHKAFDGDLETFFSTSQSSGGWVGLDLGEKYVIEKISYSPRKNASSKLLLGIFEGANNPDFGDAVPLSIIKDAPQENILTEQIINCSKGFRYVRYIGPSGSYCNIAELEFYGYLGAGDNRKLFQLTNLPTVTIHTANAEDIVSKDTYIAGIVTIISENGTKLFTDSLEIRGRGNASWDFPKKPYRIKLYNKASLLNMPAKEKNWTLINNYSDKTLMRNLLAFDLSKRLDMSYTPAGKPVDVILNGEYKGTYQLCDQIEVAKQRVDIEKMDPEDVTLPNLSGGYLLEIDGYANKEISWFQSAKTSTPVTIKYPKDDEIVPEQKNYITSYFNSMESALFSAAFEDERNGYSKYIDKESFIRHFLIGELSGNTDTYWSTYIYKRRNDDLFRFGPIWDFDIAYENDHRTYPINDNPDWIYASTGSSAGGARTIVNRLLSDPNLFERIKSVYASYRDREILKDSVLLSVVDNYAAELDQSQQLNFTRWNILLTNINNPEIYGSYAAEVDHVKDYIKNRLLWMDKKLDYTPPVVASSNKIRNSDISIRTDENSIHFNILAQPLNIDVIDLLGRTILSRAVGESTVINVEKGIYLILVTNSEGVSEVVKCMVP; this is encoded by the coding sequence ATGAAAAATACACTTAATTCCTTTGTATTCGTAATTATTATTTTTAATTGGTTGACGCTTAGAGCGCAAGCTGTTCCTGAAAAACTTTATGCTGAAAATGTTATTGGCAGTGATGATAATTTGCATAAAGCTTTTGATGGCGATTTGGAAACCTTTTTTTCTACTTCACAAAGCAGTGGTGGATGGGTTGGCTTGGATCTAGGTGAAAAATATGTAATAGAAAAGATTTCATACAGTCCTAGAAAAAACGCTTCCTCCAAATTATTGCTTGGAATATTTGAAGGTGCCAATAACCCAGACTTCGGAGATGCAGTACCATTATCCATTATCAAAGATGCTCCTCAGGAAAATATACTTACAGAGCAAATTATAAATTGTTCCAAAGGGTTTCGATATGTAAGATATATTGGCCCTTCCGGTTCATATTGCAACATTGCGGAGCTTGAATTTTATGGATATCTCGGAGCGGGTGATAACAGGAAGCTCTTTCAACTGACAAATCTACCAACAGTTACTATACATACTGCAAATGCTGAGGATATTGTATCAAAGGATACCTATATAGCTGGTATAGTAACCATAATTTCTGAAAATGGTACCAAGTTATTTACAGATAGTCTGGAGATCAGAGGTAGAGGCAATGCCAGCTGGGATTTCCCAAAGAAGCCTTATAGGATAAAACTTTACAATAAAGCTTCATTGTTGAATATGCCTGCAAAAGAAAAAAACTGGACCTTGATTAACAACTATAGCGACAAAACCTTGATGCGAAATTTACTTGCGTTTGATTTAAGTAAGCGACTGGATATGTCTTATACCCCTGCAGGAAAGCCAGTAGATGTTATTTTAAATGGAGAGTACAAAGGCACCTACCAACTATGTGATCAGATAGAAGTTGCAAAACAAAGAGTTGATATCGAAAAAATGGATCCGGAAGATGTTACTTTGCCTAACTTATCAGGTGGATACTTATTAGAAATAGACGGATATGCTAATAAGGAGATCTCATGGTTCCAATCTGCTAAAACCAGTACTCCTGTAACTATTAAATATCCAAAAGATGATGAAATTGTGCCTGAGCAAAAGAATTATATAACGTCCTATTTCAATTCAATGGAAAGTGCCTTGTTTTCTGCTGCATTTGAAGACGAAAGAAATGGATATTCTAAATATATAGATAAGGAGAGTTTTATACGTCATTTTTTAATAGGAGAGCTTAGTGGTAATACCGACACGTATTGGAGCACTTATATATACAAGAGAAGAAATGATGATCTCTTTCGCTTTGGTCCAATATGGGACTTTGATATAGCCTATGAAAATGATCATCGTACTTATCCTATCAATGATAACCCAGACTGGATTTATGCGTCAACAGGAAGCTCTGCCGGAGGGGCCCGCACAATAGTCAATCGTTTACTTTCTGATCCAAATCTATTTGAAAGAATAAAATCTGTATATGCCTCTTATCGTGATCGGGAAATATTGAAAGATTCCGTTTTACTTAGTGTCGTTGATAACTATGCAGCAGAATTGGATCAATCTCAACAACTCAATTTTACCCGTTGGAATATACTTTTAACCAATATTAATAATCCTGAAATATATGGAAGTTATGCTGCTGAAGTAGATCATGTCAAAGATTATATTAAGAATAGATTGTTATGGATGGACAAGAAACTGGATTATACTCCTCCTGTTGTTGCTTCTAGCAATAAGATAAGAAATTCTGATATCTCTATACGAACCGATGAAAACAGTATACATTTTAACATTCTTGCGCAACCTCTGAACATAGATGTAATTGACCTTTTAGGAAGAACAATTCTTTCGCGTGCAGTAGGAGAAAGCACTGTAATTAATGTAGAAAAGGGTATATACCTAATACTTGTAACTAACTCTGAAGGAGTGTCTGAAGTTGTGAAATGTATGGTTCCTTAA
- a CDS encoding MarR family winged helix-turn-helix transcriptional regulator: MEKEIISRIRQLSQQYAYDSIKMHEAIALRAGLSGTDHKYLSFLIVKGQMTAGELSNLTGLTTGAVTGLIDRFEKKKLVKRQFAKDDRRKVIINPNIKNIMALLQPLFEEYGKKSEELIASFSNKEIKTIEAFLLKSIDIMNETTIVNSSQVNKKEN, translated from the coding sequence ATGGAAAAAGAAATAATAAGCCGAATAAGGCAACTGAGTCAGCAATACGCTTATGATTCTATTAAGATGCATGAAGCAATAGCGCTCAGGGCGGGCCTTTCAGGAACCGACCATAAATACTTAAGTTTTTTGATTGTGAAAGGGCAAATGACAGCAGGGGAACTATCTAATTTAACAGGACTGACGACTGGAGCAGTTACTGGGTTAATAGACAGATTTGAAAAGAAAAAGCTTGTAAAAAGACAATTTGCGAAAGATGACAGACGAAAAGTCATTATTAATCCCAATATTAAAAATATAATGGCCCTCTTACAGCCTCTTTTTGAAGAATATGGTAAAAAGTCTGAAGAGCTTATAGCTTCCTTTTCAAACAAAGAAATAAAAACTATTGAAGCCTTTCTTTTGAAATCTATTGACATCATGAATGAAACAACAATTGTAAACTCTAGTCAGGTAAATAAAAAAGAAAATTGA
- a CDS encoding MFS transporter → MTSKILTAGKFTAYQKIILAILALLQFIVILDFMIISPIGYILTKDLDITTNQFGLIVSSYIFSAAASGIISAGFIDKFDRKNVLLFFFTGFIIGTLFCALSNSFISLLTARIITGIFGGVIGSITMTIVTDLFTPNQRGRAMTTIQMAFAASQIIGIPIGLFIANNLGWHYTFFLIVILSVLILLVILLKLNPVNEHLKVNGKNPFFHFWDLAKNKQHQIGFSATIFLGMGMMLQPFISIFLVNNIHITNDQVPIIFMVTGASAFFVMPFVGKLSDKFDKFKIFLIGSIATIVIIPLYTHLPIVPLWVVLVMNVIMFAAIMSRMGPFQALNSMIPEPSARGGYMSISSSLQQMAGGLGITIAGSIVYQPTPNSPLQNFDWLGYVAVSLSVVAAYLVYKVSKIVKHNRL, encoded by the coding sequence ATGACAAGTAAAATTTTAACAGCCGGGAAATTTACTGCTTATCAAAAAATCATATTAGCAATCTTAGCCCTTTTGCAATTCATTGTGATTTTGGATTTTATGATAATTTCGCCTATCGGATATATCCTCACTAAAGATTTGGACATTACCACAAATCAATTCGGATTAATTGTTTCTTCTTATATTTTCAGTGCAGCAGCTTCAGGAATTATTTCAGCCGGGTTTATTGATAAGTTTGATAGAAAGAATGTGTTGCTTTTTTTCTTTACAGGTTTCATTATAGGTACTCTGTTTTGTGCATTATCAAATTCTTTCATCTCATTATTAACGGCAAGAATTATTACAGGTATTTTCGGGGGGGTGATAGGTTCTATAACAATGACAATTGTTACAGATTTGTTTACACCAAACCAACGAGGGAGAGCTATGACGACTATCCAGATGGCTTTTGCTGCAAGTCAGATTATAGGAATCCCTATAGGGTTGTTTATAGCTAATAATTTAGGCTGGCATTATACATTTTTTTTAATTGTTATTCTTTCAGTTTTGATTTTATTAGTTATTCTTCTGAAACTAAATCCAGTTAACGAACATTTAAAAGTAAATGGTAAAAATCCATTTTTTCACTTTTGGGATCTGGCAAAAAATAAACAACATCAAATCGGATTTTCTGCAACGATATTTTTAGGGATGGGCATGATGCTCCAACCTTTTATTAGTATATTCTTAGTTAATAATATACATATCACAAATGATCAAGTGCCAATCATATTCATGGTAACTGGCGCCTCGGCATTTTTTGTTATGCCATTTGTTGGAAAATTATCAGACAAGTTTGATAAGTTTAAAATTTTTTTAATCGGATCAATAGCAACAATTGTTATCATCCCTTTATACACACATTTGCCGATTGTTCCACTTTGGGTTGTGCTGGTTATGAATGTAATTATGTTTGCTGCAATAATGAGCAGGATGGGACCATTTCAGGCTTTAAATTCAATGATACCAGAACCTTCCGCGAGAGGTGGCTACATGAGTATATCGTCTTCCCTGCAACAAATGGCTGGAGGACTAGGTATAACTATCGCAGGCAGTATTGTATATCAGCCAACACCTAATAGTCCACTGCAAAATTTTGATTGGTTGGGATATGTTGCTGTTAGTCTCTCTGTTGTTGCTGCCTATTTGGTTTATAAGGTTAGCAAAATTGTAAAGCATAATAGGCTTTAA
- a CDS encoding DUF417 family protein — MNKQVRQIVELTASLQSAFINLTRISIMIVMVWIGGLKAFQYEADGIVPFVINSPFMKFFYHNTGKTAVNDKGKIVAEYTLYKNPEGKTVQKNIDWHKENGTYIFSYGLGTVIVIIGLLVFLGIWFPTIGFIGGLLTFGMSIITLTFLITTPEVYVPDLGGDFPTPVHGFPYLSGAGRLVIKDVIMLGAGLIVASDSARRLVANYR, encoded by the coding sequence ATGAATAAACAAGTTCGACAAATAGTAGAATTAACAGCATCACTACAAAGTGCCTTTATTAACCTTACAAGAATTTCCATAATGATTGTAATGGTTTGGATTGGAGGTTTAAAGGCATTTCAGTATGAAGCAGATGGTATTGTGCCATTTGTAATCAATAGTCCCTTTATGAAATTCTTTTATCATAATACTGGAAAGACCGCTGTAAATGACAAAGGAAAAATCGTAGCGGAATACACTTTATATAAAAATCCTGAAGGTAAAACAGTTCAGAAAAATATTGACTGGCATAAGGAAAATGGTACATATATCTTTTCTTATGGTCTTGGGACTGTCATTGTTATCATTGGATTATTAGTTTTCTTAGGAATATGGTTTCCTACAATTGGTTTTATAGGTGGATTATTGACCTTTGGAATGTCTATAATAACCCTGACATTTTTAATTACAACACCGGAAGTATATGTACCAGACTTAGGCGGGGATTTTCCAACACCAGTACACGGATTTCCATATTTATCAGGAGCCGGACGACTAGTGATAAAAGATGTGATTATGCTGGGTGCCGGACTTATTGTTGCTTCCGATAGTGCCAGAAGATTAGTTGCCAACTATCGTTAA
- a CDS encoding choice-of-anchor Q domain-containing protein: protein MNTTVTNNFSIDHGGGMFIYNKATLINCTVTQNKTNNNGGGFAMQTDTVNVINTIISGSIEKTPETSDISRFGGILNVTNSIIGKTEASAFNGVKINVLNVDPLLLELEDNGGPTKTHALQNNSPAINAGVSGLPYIPTTDQRGIAVTSSRDIGAFESDVIATSIYKPSDVSINYAYPNPSKGVFYMKDVEGKVSILNMQGALVAERNISIGELLNLTELPKGIYMIKHLSDKNVLAFEKNYNRIDF, encoded by the coding sequence GTGAATACTACTGTAACAAATAATTTTAGCATAGATCACGGCGGTGGAATGTTCATCTATAATAAAGCTACTCTGATTAACTGCACCGTTACTCAGAATAAAACCAATAACAATGGTGGTGGTTTTGCAATGCAAACAGATACTGTCAATGTAATCAATACGATTATAAGTGGAAGTATTGAGAAGACTCCAGAGACTTCAGACATATCTCGCTTTGGTGGCATTCTTAATGTAACAAATTCCATTATAGGAAAGACTGAGGCTTCTGCTTTTAACGGAGTTAAGATAAATGTATTAAATGTTGATCCCTTGCTGTTAGAGCTGGAAGATAATGGTGGCCCGACGAAAACGCATGCATTACAAAATAATAGTCCGGCTATCAATGCAGGGGTTTCAGGCTTACCTTATATTCCTACAACAGATCAGAGAGGCATTGCTGTTACAAGTTCTAGAGATATTGGTGCTTTTGAGTCTGACGTTATTGCTACATCTATCTATAAACCTTCAGATGTAAGCATTAACTATGCATATCCTAACCCATCGAAAGGGGTATTCTACATGAAAGATGTAGAAGGTAAAGTTTCAATTCTTAATATGCAAGGTGCGCTGGTAGCGGAAAGAAATATTTCAATTGGGGAGCTTCTGAACTTAACAGAACTACCTAAAGGTATATATATGATAAAGCATCTGTCAGATAAAAATGTACTAGCTTTTGAAAAAAATTATAATAGAATAGATTTTTAG